From the Ruania alkalisoli genome, one window contains:
- a CDS encoding ABC transporter substrate-binding protein gives MNKKHGAGDLTRRSVLLGTGVVATTAGCNLIGGSDPEPTSSGSGNGGSGVELTLALVPDPPGASEFYRAQMDLFEEANPGITVNVIENPADQQLNALELMFQQGEAPDVFRCQGTPALTRFAERGWTAPLDDLVTDEFTSRFAEGSLAPASSGLHYDGHLMSVPLVWGDWGPTALWMYNADILAEYGFDAPPATWSEMEEMARAITEEGNGQVFGLHPDRLDLMMYGSAPYGTLPNLDLTTGSPHLADDTLVELVEMFRRLQSEGVIIPGWEVEGASPAFSDFAAGRFAMYPSATWHVAEARKLAPDMNLKLAPIPVPDSGRRAYSPRSAAFQPIWSMSSESAHPEEALLLMDFLASIDFYRAYYEEFGSFTASQIAWEDQARENPDQAGILDVSAETLRTVPNPQLLAEGAEDFWAAITGDPELRAIDVAKDAVINDVDFRPLAEGIDQRVEELLVEAEADVPNIRDLLTFEDYDPLADWTRSQ, from the coding sequence ATGAACAAGAAGCATGGAGCGGGTGACCTGACTCGGCGCTCGGTTCTCCTGGGAACGGGGGTTGTGGCCACGACGGCAGGCTGCAACCTGATCGGTGGCTCGGATCCGGAGCCCACGTCGAGCGGCAGCGGCAATGGCGGCTCTGGTGTCGAACTGACGCTCGCCCTGGTTCCGGATCCGCCAGGAGCCTCGGAGTTCTACCGGGCGCAGATGGATCTCTTCGAAGAAGCCAACCCGGGGATCACGGTGAACGTGATCGAGAACCCGGCCGACCAGCAACTGAACGCGCTGGAGCTGATGTTCCAGCAGGGTGAGGCACCCGATGTATTCCGCTGCCAGGGCACGCCTGCGCTGACGCGATTTGCTGAGCGTGGCTGGACGGCGCCACTCGATGACCTCGTGACCGACGAGTTCACCTCCCGGTTCGCGGAGGGTTCACTCGCGCCCGCGTCCTCGGGTCTGCACTACGACGGCCATCTCATGAGCGTGCCGCTCGTGTGGGGTGACTGGGGTCCGACCGCCCTGTGGATGTACAACGCCGACATCCTCGCCGAGTACGGCTTCGACGCCCCGCCGGCCACCTGGAGTGAGATGGAGGAGATGGCCCGTGCGATCACGGAGGAGGGCAACGGCCAGGTGTTCGGGCTCCACCCCGATCGCCTGGACCTGATGATGTACGGGTCCGCTCCGTACGGCACGCTGCCCAACCTCGATCTGACGACCGGGAGCCCGCACCTGGCCGATGACACGCTGGTGGAGCTGGTGGAGATGTTCCGGCGGTTGCAGTCCGAGGGCGTCATCATCCCGGGCTGGGAGGTCGAAGGCGCCAGCCCCGCGTTCAGCGACTTCGCCGCGGGGCGGTTCGCCATGTACCCGTCGGCCACCTGGCATGTGGCCGAAGCGCGCAAACTGGCTCCGGACATGAACCTCAAACTTGCTCCGATCCCGGTACCGGACAGTGGCCGCCGTGCATACTCGCCTCGGAGTGCGGCCTTCCAGCCCATCTGGAGCATGTCCTCGGAATCGGCGCACCCGGAGGAGGCATTGCTGCTGATGGACTTCCTGGCCTCCATCGACTTCTACCGCGCCTACTACGAGGAGTTCGGCTCCTTCACCGCATCCCAGATCGCCTGGGAGGACCAAGCACGGGAGAACCCCGACCAGGCGGGTATCCTCGACGTGTCCGCCGAGACGCTGAGGACCGTCCCCAACCCGCAGCTCCTGGCTGAGGGTGCCGAGGACTTCTGGGCGGCGATCACCGGTGACCCCGAGCTCCGGGCGATCGACGTGGCTAAGGACGCGGTCATCAACGACGTCGACTTCCGGCCGCTGGCCGAGGGGATCGACCAGCGCGTGGAGGAGCTGCTCGTCGAAGCGGAAGCGGACGTCCCGAACATTCGCGACCTGCTGACCTTCGAGGACTACGACCCGCTGGCCGACTGGACCCGGAGCCAATGA
- a CDS encoding dihydrodipicolinate synthase family protein — translation MHSQSMAGVIPVLATPFHPDGSLDRRSLNRLVEFQVDSGAAGVATFGMASETFTLTATERRQILSDVVASAGELPIVAGVGATGLSQAREQLRDVADQGAHVAMVLPPFMVTPSSTQLLDFYGALATDAQAAGIEIMVQDAPGATGVAMSAELIADLAQLPGITSVKVEASPTLPKLLDVQRAMPAEPITVMGGQNAQFFLDELACGAAGTMPACEFTDLLVEIYRAWTQGERAQARSHFALILPLIVWGLQSGPAWAIHKEVLLERGIISAATVRAPARTLHPQMRTLLHEILAPLPLTPVRN, via the coding sequence ATGCACTCTCAGTCCATGGCCGGCGTGATCCCGGTGCTAGCTACCCCCTTCCATCCCGATGGCAGCCTGGATCGCCGATCACTGAACCGGCTGGTCGAGTTCCAGGTCGACTCGGGGGCTGCTGGCGTGGCCACCTTCGGGATGGCCAGCGAGACCTTCACGCTGACGGCGACCGAGCGCCGGCAGATCCTCAGCGACGTCGTCGCGAGCGCTGGTGAGCTCCCGATCGTGGCCGGAGTAGGCGCGACCGGCCTGTCACAAGCCCGCGAACAGCTGCGCGACGTGGCAGACCAGGGCGCACACGTGGCCATGGTGCTGCCACCGTTCATGGTGACTCCCTCGAGCACACAGCTCCTGGACTTCTACGGCGCTCTCGCTACCGACGCCCAGGCCGCAGGTATCGAGATCATGGTTCAGGACGCACCTGGCGCCACCGGCGTCGCCATGTCGGCCGAGCTGATCGCCGACCTGGCCCAACTACCCGGCATCACCAGCGTCAAGGTCGAGGCATCACCCACCCTGCCGAAGCTGCTCGATGTTCAGCGCGCGATGCCCGCCGAACCGATCACCGTGATGGGCGGTCAGAATGCCCAGTTCTTCCTCGACGAACTCGCCTGCGGTGCCGCCGGGACGATGCCGGCATGCGAGTTCACCGACCTCCTCGTCGAGATCTACCGGGCGTGGACGCAGGGAGAACGTGCACAAGCACGGTCCCACTTCGCCCTCATCCTTCCCCTCATCGTCTGGGGGCTCCAGTCCGGGCCGGCCTGGGCCATCCACAAGGAAGTGCTCCTCGAGCGCGGGATCATCAGCGCAGCGACCGTTCGTGCGCCGGCACGCACACTGCACCCACAGATGCGTACGCTGCTGCACGAGATCCTCGCCCCGCTCCCCCTCACACCAGTCAGGAATTAA
- a CDS encoding mandelate racemase/muconate lactonizing enzyme family protein, translated as MPSRADTIRSVEAFIVRLPKEGAPPERYRSAPHVRSIYPSHDEILLVRIATDHAVGWGEALTPVTPEAPAAIVTELLAGMVIGTVAGPPAPLTFRMQETMRERGHMSGHHMDAVAAVDIALWDLWGRTLGQPVHALLGGAYRDAVPVYLTSVPGDSPEEKARGAVMGYRDGHRRMKLHLSMEPAGVLATVDAVQGALDGSVQVAVDTHWVHDVATARPLGRAFDERGVWFFEAPLAPEDIDGHQFLAAGMATPVAVGEAMRNRFEFAHWATRNAMQIAQPDIGRTGISEGASIATALAAHHVPIAPHHSMATSLAYAAGLHVAASAERVLAMEFGPGTVEKSRPLMDAWFMDAPVTDGAIALSDRPGLGVEVDEAAVWALAGEN; from the coding sequence GTGCCGTCAAGAGCTGACACGATCCGCTCCGTGGAGGCGTTCATCGTCCGCCTACCGAAGGAGGGAGCGCCCCCGGAGCGCTATCGCAGTGCCCCGCATGTGCGCAGCATCTACCCCTCCCACGACGAGATCCTGCTCGTGCGGATCGCCACAGACCATGCCGTGGGCTGGGGTGAGGCGCTGACCCCCGTGACGCCTGAGGCGCCCGCGGCCATCGTGACCGAGCTGCTCGCCGGGATGGTGATCGGCACGGTTGCCGGCCCGCCGGCTCCGCTCACCTTCCGGATGCAGGAGACGATGCGCGAGCGCGGCCACATGTCCGGCCACCACATGGATGCGGTGGCAGCGGTGGACATCGCGCTGTGGGACCTGTGGGGCCGGACCCTCGGTCAACCTGTGCACGCGCTCCTGGGCGGCGCCTATCGTGACGCCGTCCCGGTCTACCTGACCTCCGTGCCCGGTGACAGCCCTGAGGAGAAGGCGAGGGGCGCCGTCATGGGCTATCGCGACGGACACCGGCGGATGAAGCTGCACCTGAGCATGGAACCTGCTGGAGTGCTCGCCACGGTGGATGCGGTGCAGGGCGCGCTCGATGGGTCGGTGCAGGTGGCCGTGGACACCCACTGGGTGCACGACGTGGCGACGGCGCGGCCGCTGGGCCGTGCGTTCGACGAGCGCGGCGTCTGGTTCTTCGAGGCGCCACTGGCCCCCGAGGACATCGACGGGCATCAGTTCCTGGCCGCGGGAATGGCGACGCCGGTGGCGGTCGGGGAGGCGATGCGGAACCGGTTCGAGTTCGCACACTGGGCCACCAGGAACGCCATGCAGATCGCTCAGCCCGACATCGGCCGTACCGGGATCAGCGAGGGTGCCTCCATCGCGACAGCGCTGGCGGCGCACCACGTGCCGATCGCCCCCCATCACTCAATGGCGACCTCGCTCGCCTACGCTGCAGGGCTGCACGTCGCAGCCAGCGCCGAGCGCGTGCTGGCGATGGAGTTCGGACCGGGGACGGTGGAGAAGTCCAGGCCGCTGATGGACGCGTGGTTCATGGACGCGCCGGTCACCGATGGGGCGATCGCGCTCTCGGACCGCCCGGGACTCGGGGTCGAGGTCGACGAGGCTGCTGTGTGGGCGCTGGCCGGGGAGAACTGA
- a CDS encoding carbohydrate ABC transporter permease, translating to MTIVSPSTTVRTDPTAPPPRPNRGRASGDRRRIRWWHLFLLPFCFLWVYPFLWMISASFKSRQEMLLGGLHLWPQDWTFDNFQRAWTIGRFGEYTGNTFTFAITALVITVVTASLAGYALSAKDLPGRKIVMGVLVAAMFIPHGYTIIPVFELVNALGLQNGLLGAALAQAAPGLVVPVLLYVGFFGGVPKELGEAARVDGAGYLRTFVSVMAPLAKPVTGTVVLMSFIGSWNAFFVPLVFTLGRPDLRTLGVGMYNFFGTDTTDWTGLAAGASISVIPIVILFLFLQRTFVEGIAGAVKS from the coding sequence GTGACCATCGTGAGTCCTAGCACGACCGTCCGCACCGATCCGACGGCGCCGCCGCCACGACCGAACCGGGGGCGAGCCAGTGGAGACCGGCGCCGGATCCGTTGGTGGCACCTGTTCCTCCTGCCGTTCTGTTTCCTGTGGGTCTACCCATTCCTGTGGATGATCTCGGCGTCGTTCAAGTCACGTCAGGAGATGCTCCTCGGCGGTCTCCACCTGTGGCCGCAGGACTGGACGTTCGACAATTTCCAGCGGGCCTGGACCATCGGTCGCTTCGGCGAGTACACGGGCAACACGTTCACCTTCGCGATCACCGCGTTGGTGATCACCGTCGTCACGGCCTCGCTCGCCGGGTACGCACTCTCCGCCAAGGACCTGCCCGGCCGAAAGATCGTGATGGGAGTGCTAGTGGCCGCGATGTTCATCCCGCACGGCTACACGATCATCCCGGTCTTTGAGCTGGTCAACGCGCTCGGGCTGCAGAATGGTCTGCTCGGGGCCGCGCTCGCGCAGGCAGCACCCGGATTAGTGGTGCCCGTCCTGCTGTACGTCGGGTTCTTCGGCGGCGTCCCCAAAGAACTGGGTGAAGCGGCGCGGGTCGACGGCGCAGGGTACCTGCGGACGTTCGTCTCCGTGATGGCACCACTGGCCAAGCCGGTGACCGGGACAGTCGTGCTCATGAGCTTCATCGGTTCCTGGAACGCCTTCTTCGTTCCGCTGGTCTTCACCCTCGGCCGTCCCGACCTGCGTACCCTCGGTGTGGGGATGTACAACTTCTTCGGAACCGACACCACGGACTGGACGGGTCTCGCAGCAGGTGCCTCGATCAGTGTGATCCCGATCGTGATTCTCTTCCTCTTCTTGCAACGGACGTTCGTCGAAGGGATCGCCGGTGCCGTCAAGAGCTGA
- a CDS encoding carbohydrate ABC transporter permease, translated as MTAVPAQRTPSWRRRRRRAVLWGWLFLTPLVVLFTAFSLWPIVASWWYSFFAWDGVGPPEVWVGLGNFAEALQASSFWNAFWNSFVFSLGALLVEFPLALCFALLLNSVLLRGRNLYRLALFLPVVATTAVIGLVLAIMLAPVGGVVNEALLTLGIVDRPINFLGDPDIALPTLVGIDIWKGFGITLIYWLAAIQTVPKDLYEAARLDGAGARQQLVNVTLPVVMPIAVVIFLLTFQRSLNTFELVQAVTGGGPVFATDVLPTYIYRYAFDAEMAAPRYGFACAVGVLFGLFTLIITLMQSPALAGRLRRSAS; from the coding sequence ATGACAGCAGTGCCGGCCCAGCGCACACCGTCGTGGCGGCGCAGACGCCGCCGCGCGGTGCTGTGGGGGTGGCTGTTCCTCACACCGCTGGTCGTGCTCTTCACTGCCTTCAGCCTGTGGCCCATCGTGGCGTCGTGGTGGTATTCCTTCTTCGCTTGGGACGGGGTAGGCCCACCCGAGGTGTGGGTTGGCCTGGGGAACTTCGCCGAGGCACTGCAGGCGAGCTCCTTCTGGAACGCCTTCTGGAACTCGTTCGTGTTCTCCCTGGGCGCCCTGCTGGTGGAGTTCCCGCTCGCGCTGTGCTTCGCTCTCCTGCTGAACAGCGTGTTGCTACGCGGGCGCAACCTGTACCGGTTGGCCCTGTTCCTGCCGGTGGTCGCCACGACGGCGGTGATCGGTCTCGTTCTCGCGATCATGCTCGCGCCGGTCGGGGGCGTGGTGAACGAAGCGCTGCTGACCCTCGGCATCGTCGATCGACCGATCAACTTCCTGGGTGATCCGGACATCGCCCTGCCCACGCTTGTGGGGATCGACATCTGGAAGGGCTTCGGGATCACCTTGATCTACTGGCTGGCGGCGATCCAGACCGTGCCGAAGGACCTCTATGAGGCGGCCCGGCTCGACGGTGCGGGCGCGCGGCAACAGCTGGTCAACGTCACCCTTCCGGTTGTCATGCCGATCGCCGTCGTGATCTTCCTGCTCACCTTCCAGCGCAGCCTGAACACGTTCGAACTGGTCCAAGCGGTCACCGGCGGCGGACCGGTGTTCGCCACCGACGTGCTGCCGACCTACATCTACCGCTACGCCTTCGACGCGGAGATGGCGGCACCGCGATACGGCTTCGCCTGTGCCGTGGGCGTGCTCTTCGGCCTGTTCACGCTGATCATCACCTTGATGCAGAGCCCGGCGCTGGCCGGGCGACTGAGGAGGAGCGCGTCGTGA
- a CDS encoding polysaccharide pyruvyl transferase family protein has translation MPAKVLLRSGWQTVNIGDVAHSPRTLRAFQHAAPDAELVFWPRVLGEREREMFRRHFPDVQVVDGALDEAGRPDTAELAHAWDTADVLVHGSGPGPVCRADLRAWQRESERPSGFFGITVDPWEAPEPATLDEQAVMIDTLPESYLGAERDVFDHSAFMYCRDSLSARFLRRQNVASPVLGFGPDATLVHDRHDEDAASDVSAAYGLREGDFLCVLPRLRFTPYHRIPEKGVAARPENWRRDAVNALHTEADMLPLRAAITAWVRDGGGQVLICPEMIHEVEVGERYLAHGYPPDVQRHVHHLDRYWELTEAAAVYARAAGVLSAECHSPLLAAVCGTPALYLRQPTDTIKGQMYPDLGMPMVELERDGTPAVLSWLRELCERPDDLRADTVRAQQRARSLIEEMARSVAATV, from the coding sequence ATGCCGGCGAAGGTCCTGCTCCGTTCGGGATGGCAGACCGTGAACATCGGCGATGTGGCGCACTCACCCCGGACATTGCGGGCATTCCAGCACGCGGCGCCTGATGCAGAGTTGGTGTTCTGGCCCCGGGTGCTGGGGGAGCGCGAGCGGGAGATGTTCCGCCGGCACTTCCCAGATGTGCAGGTGGTGGACGGTGCGCTGGACGAGGCGGGCCGACCGGACACTGCGGAACTGGCCCACGCCTGGGACACAGCTGACGTCCTCGTCCACGGGTCGGGACCTGGGCCGGTGTGCCGCGCGGATCTGCGCGCCTGGCAGCGTGAGAGCGAGCGACCGAGTGGGTTCTTCGGAATCACGGTCGATCCGTGGGAGGCTCCCGAGCCGGCCACGCTGGATGAGCAGGCGGTGATGATCGATACCTTGCCCGAGTCGTATCTGGGTGCCGAGCGCGACGTCTTCGACCACTCGGCGTTCATGTACTGCCGCGACTCGCTCTCCGCGCGCTTCCTGCGGCGGCAGAACGTCGCGAGCCCGGTGCTGGGATTCGGCCCCGATGCGACGTTGGTGCACGATCGCCACGACGAGGACGCGGCCAGTGACGTGAGCGCCGCCTATGGCCTGAGGGAGGGCGACTTCCTCTGTGTCCTTCCGCGGTTGCGGTTCACCCCGTATCACCGGATCCCGGAGAAGGGTGTCGCGGCGCGTCCGGAGAACTGGCGGCGTGACGCGGTGAATGCACTGCACACCGAAGCCGACATGCTGCCGCTGCGGGCGGCGATTACCGCATGGGTGCGCGACGGCGGCGGACAGGTACTCATCTGCCCCGAGATGATCCACGAGGTCGAGGTGGGGGAGCGATACCTGGCCCACGGCTACCCGCCCGATGTGCAACGCCATGTGCACCACCTCGACCGGTACTGGGAGCTGACCGAAGCGGCAGCTGTCTACGCCCGCGCTGCGGGGGTGCTGTCGGCAGAGTGCCACTCGCCGCTGCTGGCCGCCGTGTGCGGCACGCCGGCGCTGTACCTGCGCCAGCCCACGGACACGATCAAGGGGCAGATGTATCCCGACCTCGGCATGCCCATGGTGGAGCTGGAGCGCGACGGCACACCTGCGGTCCTGTCGTGGTTGCGGGAGCTCTGCGAACGTCCCGATGACCTGCGAGCTGACACTGTGCGGGCGCAGCAGCGGGCACGGAGCCTCATCGAGGAGATGGCACGCTCGGTCGCGGCTACGGTCTGA
- a CDS encoding SDR family NAD(P)-dependent oxidoreductase produces MRAVVVGSSSDTAQQITDQLAANGAQVVGINKDPYDRPALTASVTADMSDPEQAVDAFSQAARILGGIDGVVTGLAFQRGGKLHQTSAERWRAVRTGTLDATFFTLQAAIPHLRQSSSVVAISSVNATVAHPGNSAYATAKGGVTTMMRQAALEYAPRGIRFNVVAPAFIERDENLPDDVAAGYPMGRIVTAAEVAAATCFLLSPAASGITGVVLPVDAGLSIASPSAFLREGMRTRWLEDD; encoded by the coding sequence ATGCGCGCAGTCGTCGTCGGATCGAGCTCGGACACCGCGCAACAGATCACCGATCAGCTCGCCGCCAACGGGGCCCAGGTCGTCGGCATCAACAAGGATCCCTACGATCGGCCGGCGCTGACGGCGTCGGTGACGGCCGACATGTCAGATCCTGAGCAAGCCGTCGACGCCTTCTCCCAAGCAGCTCGGATCCTCGGTGGGATCGACGGCGTCGTCACCGGGCTCGCCTTCCAGCGTGGAGGCAAACTCCACCAGACGAGCGCGGAACGCTGGCGTGCGGTCCGTACGGGGACGCTGGACGCCACCTTCTTCACTCTGCAGGCAGCCATCCCCCACCTACGACAGTCGAGCTCCGTCGTCGCCATCTCGTCGGTGAACGCTACGGTGGCGCACCCGGGCAACTCGGCCTATGCCACCGCCAAGGGAGGCGTGACCACGATGATGCGCCAGGCCGCGCTGGAGTACGCCCCACGCGGCATCCGGTTCAACGTGGTGGCACCGGCCTTCATCGAACGGGATGAGAACCTGCCCGACGACGTCGCGGCCGGGTACCCGATGGGCCGGATCGTCACCGCAGCAGAGGTGGCGGCCGCCACCTGCTTCCTCCTCTCGCCGGCCGCTTCGGGCATCACGGGCGTGGTTCTCCCCGTCGATGCCGGCCTGTCGATCGCCTCGCCGTCGGCGTTCCTGCGGGAGGGGATGCGCACGCGCTGGCTGGAGGACGACTGA